Sequence from the Blastocatellia bacterium genome:
GCGGCGGCGCCGAGTACTACGTTGAGAAGTACGGCGCGACCTTTGACCGCAGCCGCGCCGAGCGCCACCGCCTGCCGGTAGATGACGACTGGCAGCCGCCGCTCGGCGGCAAGGGCCGACCCGAGCGCGGCATGCAGCAACTCGGCTCGCTGGGTGGCGGCAATCACTTCATCGAGCTGCAACGCGCCGAAGAGACCGGTACGCTGTTCGTTCAGGCGCACACAGGCTCGCGGGGTTGGGGGCACGGGCTGGCGACCAACTACTTCGAGATGGCGCGCGAAGAAAAGCCACGGGTCATCACCGACATCGATCTCGGCTATTTCACGCCCGATTCGGCGCACTATCGCGATTATCTGAACGCCGTCGCGGCAGGCGGCAACTATGCCATCCTCAACCGGCTGATCATCTTTGAGCAGATCGCGCGGGCCTTCAGCGATGTCTTTGGCGGCGAGCTGGAATTGATCTACGAGATCAGCCACAACCTGGTGCAGCGCGAGCCGCACCCGGAATTCGGCGATGTCTGGGTGCATCGCAAGGGCGCGACGCGCGCCTTCCCCGCCGCTCACCCGGCGCTCGCCGGGACGATCTGGGAGACGACCGGTCATCCCGTGCTGATCCCCGGCTCGAACAAGGATTGGAGCTATGTGCTGCGCCCGCAAGAGGGGGCGGTCAAGAGCGGCTATTCGGTCAATCACGGCGCGGGCCGCCGAATGTCGCGCGGCGAAGCCACACGCCGCCTGAACCAGCGCGAGATTGACCGCGAGTACCGCGAGGCCGGCATCATCGTCAACGCCAATGGCCACGTGCCGATTGACGAGGCCGCGCCCTGCTACAAGCCCGCCGAAGAAGTGATCGAAGCCGTCGTCGGCGCGGGGCTCGCAACGATTGAGTATCGTCTGTGGCCGCTCGCCTCGCTCAAAGGCGAAGAGGGACGGCGCGGCAGGAAGCGCAAAGGCAAGCCGTCGAGCAAGCATTTTTGAAAAGCGGCAAGCGTCAGAAGCGGCTTTCAATTGGCAGTCGCCTGGGGGCGCGGGCATCTTGCCTGCCCTTCTCACGCCTACGAGGCCATGCGGGCGAGACGCCGGCGCTCCCAGGCTCTACCACCGGCTTCGCCTCAGACGAAGCCGATGGTATGATAAGCCCCTCACGCAGGCAAAACCGCCCCAGGAGACATCAATGAGTCAGGATTACGTTCTCGCCCTCGATCAAGGGACTACCAGCTCGCGCGCCATTCTATTTAATCGCGAGGGCCGCCCCGAGGCTATCGCCCAGCAAGAGTTCGAGCAGCTCTACCCGCAGCCCGGCTGGGTCGAGCATCGCCCGAATGATATCTGGCATTCGCAGCTCAACGCCGCCGAGCGCGTGCTGCTGGAATCGAAGGTCAAAGCCGAACAGATCGCCGCCATCGGCATCACCAACCAGCGCGAAACCACGATCATCTGGGATCGCGAAACCGGCGAGCCGATCCATAATGCCATCGTCTGGCAATGCCGCCGCACGGCGCCTATCTGTGACCGCATGCGCGCAGAGGGACTCGCGCCGCTCTTTCAAGAGCGCACAGGTCTTGTGCTTGATGCGTACTTCTCCGGCACCAAGGTGCAATGGCTCCTCGATAACGTTGAGGGCGCGCGGCGGCTGGCCGAGCAAGGCCGGCTGGCATTCGGCACGGTTGATTCGTGGCTGATCTGGAAGCTCACCGGCGGGCGCATTCACACCACAGACCCTTCAAACGCCAGCCGCACGCTGCTCTATAACATCGAGAGCGGCGAGTGGGACGATGCCTTGCTCGACACGCTGAATGTGCCACGCTCGTTGTTGCCGCACGTCACGCCATCGTCGGAGATGCTTGGCGAAACGGACCCGGCGCTCTTTGGCCGAGCGATCCCCATTGCCGGCAACGCCGGCGACCAGCAGGCGGCGCTGTTCGGGCAAGCCTGTATCGCGCCGGGTCTGGCGAAGAACACTTACGGCACCGGCTGTTTTATGCTCTTAAACACCGGCAACGAGCTGGTGCGCTCGCGGAACAACCTGCTCACGACCGTCGCATGGCAGCTCGGCGACGAGCCGCTTGAATACGCGCTCGAAGGCAGCGTCTTCATCGCCGGCGCGGCCATCCAATGGCTGCGCGACGGTCTGAAGATCATCACCTCGGCAGGCGACACACAGGACATGGCTTTGAAGGTGAACGACAATGGCGGCGTCTACTTCGTGCCGGCGTTCGTCGGACTGGGAGCGCCGCAGTGGGACGCCTACGCGCGCGGCACGATGGTTGGATTGACGCGCGGCACGACCCGCGAACATATCGCGCGGGCGGCGCTGGAAGCTATCGCTTATCAGACCGCCGATGTGCTGAACGCCATGCGCAGCGATTCGGGAATCGAGCTGAGCGAGCTGCGAGTTGACGGCGGCGCGGCGCGCAACGATTTTCTGATGCAATTTCAGGCCGATGTTTTGGGCATCCCGGTTGTGCGGCCTGCGAATACCGAGACGACGGCGGCAGGGGCGGCTTACCTGGCCGGGCTGGCTACAGGGTTCTGGGAAGACACCGCCGCTATCGCCGAAGGCTGGCAATGCGAGCGCTCTTTCGCGCCGCAGATGCAAGCCGACGAGCGGCAACGCTTGCTTGGCGATTGGGCGCGCGCCATCGAGCGGGCAAGCAACTGGGCGAACCACTCATAATTTTGGGAGGGTGTTGTTTCAATGAAACATTCGCGATGGTTATTCTTGCTCATCCTTCTCATCCTTGTCTTGACGCTGGCCGCATCAATCACGGCAGGCACAAAGCCGGGCCGCGAGCCGAAGCGCCCGGATAAATGGCGCGCTGTTCATGTGCTCGATTATGCGAGCGACGCCGACCTTGAGGTGTTTGCCCAGAACATTCCGAAGCTGAAGGCTATGGGCGTCAATGTCATCGTCTTTGAGGTTGATTATAATTTCGACTTCAAATCACACCCGGAGTTGCGCCGCGGCACGACGCCGATCACCAGGGCTGGGGCGCGTCGGCTGGCCGACCTCTGCCGCCGCCAGGGCATTCGCTTGATCCCTGAGTTTCAATCGCTCGGCCACCAGTCGTGGAAAGCCGATACCCTGCCGTTGCTGACCGTCTACCCGAAGCTCGACTTGACGCCCGGCGCATTTCCGAACAACGAAGGCATCTATTGCCGCGAGTGGGACCCGCTGAATCCTGAAGTCAATCGCATTGTCTTCGCCTTGATGGACGAGATCATCGAGGCGTTTCACGCCGACGCCCTGCACGTCGGCATGGACGAAGTCTTTCTGCTCGGCTCCGAGCAATCGCCGTCCACGAAAGGCAAAGACCCTGCGCAGCTCTTCGCCCGAGCGGTCAACGATCTCTACGCGCATCTGGTGAAGCGGCGTCACGTCGAGATGCTGATGTGGGGCGACCGTTTGATTGATGGGCAGAAGTACGACTTCGGCGAATGGGAAGCCTCAAAGAACGGCACCGCCGCCGCGGTTGATCTGATTCCCAAAGACATCATCATCTGCCCCTGGCATTATGAGCTGCGCGACGCCTACCCGTCGGTCGCCTTCTTTCTTGAGAAAGGCTTTCGCGTGCTGCCGGCCAGTTGGAACAAGGTAGATGCGACGCAAGCCTTGATCGATTACGACGAGAAGCAGACGAGCCCGAAGATGCTGGGCCACCTGTTCACGACCTGGGGCGTGAAGAAAGATCAATTGCCCGATTACCCGCCCTTGATCGAAGGCTTGAAACGTCTGCGCCCTGCTGCGACCGCCGCTATCGGCAAGGCACCGCGCAGGTGAGCCGCCGTGGCGATGGGCGACGCGTGACGTTTTCGGGGGACGGCGCGGCCTGCTATAATGCTCCCTAAGTATGGAGTCGTCGCTCTCATCGGTGCTGATCAGGCTGGCGCTGGTGCTCTTGCTGGTGCTGACCAACGGTTTCTTTGTCGCCGCCGAGTATGCGCTCGTCAGCGTTCGCCGCTCACGCATCGCATCGCTGGCCGGCCAGGGCAACAAGCGCGCGCAGCGGGTGATCCGCATCCTTGATAAGCTGACCGCCTACATCTCCGCCACACAACTCGGGGTGACGCTCGCAAGCCTGG
This genomic interval carries:
- the glpK gene encoding glycerol kinase GlpK, with the protein product MSQDYVLALDQGTTSSRAILFNREGRPEAIAQQEFEQLYPQPGWVEHRPNDIWHSQLNAAERVLLESKVKAEQIAAIGITNQRETTIIWDRETGEPIHNAIVWQCRRTAPICDRMRAEGLAPLFQERTGLVLDAYFSGTKVQWLLDNVEGARRLAEQGRLAFGTVDSWLIWKLTGGRIHTTDPSNASRTLLYNIESGEWDDALLDTLNVPRSLLPHVTPSSEMLGETDPALFGRAIPIAGNAGDQQAALFGQACIAPGLAKNTYGTGCFMLLNTGNELVRSRNNLLTTVAWQLGDEPLEYALEGSVFIAGAAIQWLRDGLKIITSAGDTQDMALKVNDNGGVYFVPAFVGLGAPQWDAYARGTMVGLTRGTTREHIARAALEAIAYQTADVLNAMRSDSGIELSELRVDGGAARNDFLMQFQADVLGIPVVRPANTETTAAGAAYLAGLATGFWEDTAAIAEGWQCERSFAPQMQADERQRLLGDWARAIERASNWANHS
- a CDS encoding family 20 glycosylhydrolase — encoded protein: MKHSRWLFLLILLILVLTLAASITAGTKPGREPKRPDKWRAVHVLDYASDADLEVFAQNIPKLKAMGVNVIVFEVDYNFDFKSHPELRRGTTPITRAGARRLADLCRRQGIRLIPEFQSLGHQSWKADTLPLLTVYPKLDLTPGAFPNNEGIYCREWDPLNPEVNRIVFALMDEIIEAFHADALHVGMDEVFLLGSEQSPSTKGKDPAQLFARAVNDLYAHLVKRRHVEMLMWGDRLIDGQKYDFGEWEASKNGTAAAVDLIPKDIIICPWHYELRDAYPSVAFFLEKGFRVLPASWNKVDATQALIDYDEKQTSPKMLGHLFTTWGVKKDQLPDYPPLIEGLKRLRPAATAAIGKAPRR